CATGGAGTCACGGCGAGATCTGGCCCGTGATCGTCTACTTCCTGGTGCTCGCGGCCATGGCGCTGATCTCGACGGTGCTCGTGCGCGAGACGCGGCATCGGGTGATGTAATGCACATCGGACGTCGATGAAAACAAACAGCCCCGCTCGGATGAAGACGCGGGGCTGTTCGTTTTTTACAGGACGACTTCGGTCAGAGATCGAGTACCAGCACGGGCGATTTGCTGCGCGAGCAGCACGGCAGGATCTGATCGTTGGCGGCACGTTCGTCATCGGTGAGATAGACGTCGCGGTGGTCGGGCGTGCCGTCGACAACACGGGTGAGGCATGTGCCGCACACGCCCTGCTCGCACGACATCTGCACTTCGACGCCTTGTGCAGCGAGTGCGGCGACGATGGTCTCGCCAACTTTCACGTCGATCACGCGGCCGCTCGAATGCAGCTTGACCTGAAACGGCTGGTCGCCTTCGCCGTCGGTGTTGGCCGACACCGGTGCGGCGAAGTACTCGCGACGCACGTTGCCTTCCGGCCATTGCGCGGCTTCTGCGCGCGCCAGCACGGCGTCGATGAAACCGGCCGGGCCGCACACGTACAAATGCTTGCCGCCGGACGGCTGCGCGAGAATCGCATCGAGATCTGCGCGCGCGCCTTCATTGTCGAAGTAGAACCGCGTCTTGTCGGCGATGCCAACGCTGGCGAAACGATCGCGAAAGGCCGTACGTGCAGGTTCGCGCGTGCAATAGTGCACTTCGAACGACGCACCACTCGCCGCCAGCGCTTCTGCCATGCAGAGGATCGGCGTCACGCCGATGCCGCCCGCGAGCAGAATGCTGTGCTTCGCGGTGTCCGCGAGCGGAAAGTGATTGCGCGGCGCGCTGATCTCGATCTCGGCGCCGACCGTCAGCGCATGCATGCCCACGGAGCCACCGCGCGATTGCGGATCACGCAGCACGCCCACGCAGTAGCGATGCGTCTCGCCGGGGGCGTTGCACAGCGAGTACTGGCGGATGAGGCCATTGGGCACATGCACGTCGATGTGCGCCCCGGCGGTGAAGGTGGGCAGCGCGCTGCCGTCGACACTCACCAGTTCGAATTCGCAGATGTCGGTTGCGACATCGCGCTTGTTCGCCAGCCGGACTTTCATGCTGCGTTCTCCACACCGCCGGTCGCGGCACCCGCGCGCTCGGCGTCGATCAGACGGTCGAGCACCTTGCGCGACTGCACGCCACCTGCGTCGATGTTCAGCTTGAGAATCTTCTTCTCGGGATATGCCGACAGATTGCGCTGCTGCGCTTCGAGCACTTCCTGGTCTTCGGCAAAGATGCCGCCCTGTCCGCGCTTGATGGCGGCCGTCAGCTCGGCGTCTTCAGGCTTGAAGTTGCGCGCCATGCCCCAGAAGTACCAGATCGATTCGTCGGTCTCCGGCGTGATGAAGTCGACGACGATGCTGCCTGCCTTCTTGTCGGCAGGCGCGTCGTAGCCGCCATGACCCGCATGCGCGACACCGACTTCGATCATCACGTGACTCGGCGGCGTGAAACGGCACACCTGCCAGCGGTCGCACGGCACCTGATCGTCCAGACCGTTCGCGCGCAGTGCGCTCGCCCAGAACGGCGGTGCCTTGATGTTCTCCATGTGGCGCGCCGTGATGACCATGTCGCCTTCGACGGTCGTCTTCGGCGGCGCTTCTTCGATCTCTTCCTGGCCGATGCTCGTGGCGTGCACGTAGGTCTCGTGCGTCAGATCCATCAGGTTGTCGATCATCAGGCGATAGTCGCACTTGATGTGATAGAGACCGCCGCCGTACGCCCACTGCTCGCTCACGGCCCATTCGAGATGCGGGATCTCATCGGGGTTCGCGAGGGCTTCGTCGCCCGGCCAGACCCACACGAAGCCGTAACGCTCGACGCACGGGAACGCGCGCGTCTTCGGGAAGCCGCCGACGCGCTGACCGACCATCTTCGTGCACTTGCCACCGCCATCGACAGTCAGGCCGTGATAGCCGCACACGAGGTGCCCGTCCTTCACGAAGCCCAGCGACAGCGCTGCGCCGCGATGCGGGCAGAAGTCTTCGAGCGCGGCGACTTTACCGTTGCCGTCGCGGAAGAACACCATTGCTTCGTTGCAGATCTTGCGGCCCAGCGGCTTCTCGGCGAACTCGTCGGCGGTGCATGCGACGTACCAGGTGTTTTTGAGGAACATGATCGTTTGTCTCCTTGGTGCGCCTTCGGGTGGAGGGTTTGGCGCACTCTCGTTTCGATTGGGTTGAGTCGGATTAGGGGAGGGCGTGCGGGGCGTGT
The Pandoraea oxalativorans genome window above contains:
- a CDS encoding aromatic ring-hydroxylating oxygenase subunit alpha codes for the protein MFLKNTWYVACTADEFAEKPLGRKICNEAMVFFRDGNGKVAALEDFCPHRGAALSLGFVKDGHLVCGYHGLTVDGGGKCTKMVGQRVGGFPKTRAFPCVERYGFVWVWPGDEALANPDEIPHLEWAVSEQWAYGGGLYHIKCDYRLMIDNLMDLTHETYVHATSIGQEEIEEAPPKTTVEGDMVITARHMENIKAPPFWASALRANGLDDQVPCDRWQVCRFTPPSHVMIEVGVAHAGHGGYDAPADKKAGSIVVDFITPETDESIWYFWGMARNFKPEDAELTAAIKRGQGGIFAEDQEVLEAQQRNLSAYPEKKILKLNIDAGGVQSRKVLDRLIDAERAGAATGGVENAA
- a CDS encoding PDR/VanB family oxidoreductase encodes the protein MKVRLANKRDVATDICEFELVSVDGSALPTFTAGAHIDVHVPNGLIRQYSLCNAPGETHRYCVGVLRDPQSRGGSVGMHALTVGAEIEISAPRNHFPLADTAKHSILLAGGIGVTPILCMAEALAASGASFEVHYCTREPARTAFRDRFASVGIADKTRFYFDNEGARADLDAILAQPSGGKHLYVCGPAGFIDAVLARAEAAQWPEGNVRREYFAAPVSANTDGEGDQPFQVKLHSSGRVIDVKVGETIVAALAAQGVEVQMSCEQGVCGTCLTRVVDGTPDHRDVYLTDDERAANDQILPCCSRSKSPVLVLDL